One Peribacillus simplex NBRC 15720 = DSM 1321 genomic region harbors:
- the glp gene encoding gephyrin-like molybdotransferase Glp encodes MVERRTPISIAEAVEKVMKHKLIGHVELIPLEESQDRFLAQDIVATNDVPHFNRSPYDGFALRSKDTAEGSINNPLEFEVVEELAAGMVSTIPVQKNQVARIMTGAQMPAECDAVIMLELTKEFEKDGKKYISFKRSLKEGENVSFQGEDAKKGDVLVKKGTAINPGIIGLLATFGYAEVPVAMKPVVGLFATGSELLDVNEPLQPGKIRNSNSHAISAQIRRAGGEVRFYGKLKDEFKLSYEAISTALEEVDLLITTGGVSVGDFDLLPDIYQKIGADVLFNKVAMRPGSVTTVAVYNNKFLFGLSGNPSASYVGFELFARPIIRTMLFSEHPHLRKETAQLAEDFLKPNPFSRLLRTRLFYESGQLKVIPSGVDKSNITTSLAGANSLTVLPGGTRGFQTGDFVDILLLDDQEGCKWPW; translated from the coding sequence ATGGTAGAAAGAAGAACGCCTATAAGTATTGCAGAAGCAGTGGAAAAAGTGATGAAGCATAAATTAATAGGACATGTGGAACTGATTCCCCTCGAGGAAAGCCAAGACCGTTTTTTGGCTCAAGATATAGTAGCTACAAATGATGTTCCGCATTTTAACCGCTCGCCCTATGATGGATTCGCCCTCAGGTCCAAGGATACAGCTGAAGGTTCCATAAATAACCCTCTCGAGTTCGAAGTGGTTGAAGAGTTGGCTGCGGGTATGGTATCGACTATTCCTGTACAAAAAAATCAAGTTGCAAGAATCATGACTGGAGCTCAGATGCCAGCTGAGTGTGATGCCGTAATCATGCTCGAGCTTACGAAGGAATTCGAAAAAGACGGAAAGAAGTACATATCATTTAAACGCTCACTTAAGGAAGGCGAAAACGTTTCTTTTCAAGGAGAGGATGCAAAGAAAGGCGATGTTCTTGTAAAAAAAGGAACAGCTATCAATCCAGGGATCATCGGCTTGCTGGCAACATTCGGTTATGCCGAAGTGCCAGTTGCCATGAAGCCTGTCGTCGGATTATTCGCTACGGGCTCGGAACTTCTTGATGTTAATGAACCGTTGCAGCCCGGGAAAATTCGCAACAGTAATTCACATGCCATCTCCGCCCAAATTCGGAGGGCCGGAGGAGAAGTCCGTTTTTATGGAAAGCTTAAGGACGAATTCAAATTAAGCTACGAGGCCATTTCAACTGCCTTGGAGGAAGTGGATCTGCTCATTACAACAGGAGGAGTTTCTGTCGGTGATTTTGACCTTCTCCCGGATATTTATCAAAAAATTGGCGCTGATGTCTTATTCAACAAAGTGGCCATGCGCCCCGGTAGCGTGACGACCGTAGCGGTATATAATAACAAATTTTTATTCGGTTTATCCGGCAATCCATCCGCCAGTTATGTCGGCTTTGAACTTTTTGCAAGACCGATCATCCGCACCATGCTGTTTTCTGAACATCCGCATTTACGAAAAGAGACGGCACAATTGGCAGAGGACTTCTTAAAACCCAACCCATTCTCACGTCTGCTTCGGACCCGATTATTTTACGAATCCGGCCAGTTGAAGGTAATTCCTAGCGGTGTGGATAAATCCAATATTACAACAAGCTTGGCAGGTGCCAATTCACTGACCGTCTTACCTGGGGGGACCCGTGGTTTCCAAACGGGAGATTTTGTGGACATCCTTCTTCTCGATGACCAAGAAGGATGCAAATGGCCTTGGTGA
- a CDS encoding late competence development ComFB family protein: MEREYTNVMEEIVVTWVQVLISGMEYQTFCSCRKCKNDIITLSFNNLPNYYVTTEEWRKRIFGNLNTEENRKWINKRIINAIHVVGQYPKH, translated from the coding sequence ATGGAAAGAGAATATACAAATGTGATGGAAGAAATCGTTGTGACATGGGTGCAGGTTTTAATATCAGGTATGGAATACCAAACATTTTGTTCATGCAGGAAATGTAAAAATGACATCATCACATTATCATTCAATAACCTGCCTAATTACTATGTAACCACGGAAGAATGGCGGAAAAGGATATTTGGAAATTTGAATACAGAGGAAAACAGGAAATGGATCAATAAAAGAATCATCAATGCGATACACGTTGTTGGCCAGTATCCTAAACATTGA
- a CDS encoding heavy metal translocating P-type ATPase, whose translation MTTDTKHLTQPATCKTSWLEKAKPHLELIAALFSGLLIVLGWALSKNGMESTSIVIYLASFLIGGYAKAKEGIEDTIADRELNVEMLMIFAAIGSAVIGYWTEGAILIFIFALSGALETYTMNKSHKEISALMDLQPEEALRITNGYEETVSVSQLHVGDLILVKPGERVPSDGKITDGRTNIDEAAITGESIPVSKSLDDEVFAGTVNLRGTITVEITKPASETLFQKIITLVQSAQSEKSPSQLFIERFEGTYVKVVLTVVGLMMFVPHFILGWSWTETFYRAMILLVVASPCALVASIMPATLSAISNGARHGILFKGGIHLENLGNLQAIALDKTGTLTKGKPEVTDVIIREDLNEEDFLFHIASVENYSNHPLATSIVRYAKTKLQKDLIKPDNMEDISGNGVQAYINGVLWQVGKADFVGRSEAERFQNGIALTLAEQGKTIVYAKDDQGIAGILTLKDVVREETVTAIEALRNEGIHTVMLTGDGEKTAKAIASESHIDAYIAECLPETKVTEVKRLKEHFGTVAMVGDGINDAPALATASVGIAMGEGTDVALETADVVLMKNDLPRIAEAVKLSKKMNRIIKQNVIFSISVIMILIASNFLQFLDLPYGVIGHEGSTILVILNSLRLLRN comes from the coding sequence ATGACTACAGATACTAAACATTTAACCCAACCGGCTACATGCAAAACCTCTTGGTTGGAAAAAGCCAAACCTCATCTAGAACTTATTGCTGCATTATTCAGCGGATTATTAATAGTATTGGGCTGGGCCCTTTCAAAGAACGGAATGGAGTCCACTTCCATTGTCATATACTTAGCCTCTTTCTTGATTGGAGGATATGCCAAGGCAAAAGAAGGCATAGAAGATACGATTGCCGACCGGGAATTGAATGTTGAGATGCTGATGATTTTTGCGGCCATCGGTTCTGCGGTCATCGGATACTGGACGGAAGGTGCCATTTTGATTTTCATCTTCGCTTTAAGCGGTGCCCTTGAGACATACACGATGAATAAAAGCCATAAAGAAATCTCGGCACTTATGGACTTACAGCCTGAGGAAGCACTGCGCATCACAAACGGATATGAAGAAACCGTATCCGTTTCACAGCTGCATGTCGGGGATCTGATTTTAGTGAAACCAGGTGAGAGAGTTCCTTCAGATGGGAAAATCACAGACGGCCGTACCAATATCGATGAAGCCGCCATCACTGGCGAATCCATACCAGTAAGTAAATCATTGGATGATGAAGTTTTTGCCGGAACGGTTAATCTCCGTGGTACGATTACCGTGGAAATCACCAAACCAGCAAGTGAAACATTATTTCAAAAAATCATCACCCTCGTTCAATCCGCTCAAAGTGAAAAGTCCCCTTCCCAGCTGTTCATTGAACGGTTTGAAGGGACTTATGTAAAAGTGGTTTTGACGGTTGTCGGCTTAATGATGTTCGTACCCCATTTCATATTGGGGTGGAGTTGGACCGAAACATTCTACAGAGCGATGATCCTGCTCGTTGTCGCTTCTCCTTGTGCACTTGTGGCCTCTATTATGCCGGCAACACTTTCTGCCATTTCAAATGGTGCTCGTCATGGCATCTTATTTAAAGGCGGCATCCATCTTGAGAATCTAGGTAACCTGCAGGCAATTGCTTTAGATAAAACCGGTACATTGACAAAAGGAAAACCGGAGGTAACGGATGTCATTATCCGCGAAGATTTAAACGAAGAAGATTTCTTATTTCATATTGCATCTGTTGAAAATTATTCGAATCACCCTTTGGCAACATCGATCGTACGTTATGCCAAAACGAAATTGCAAAAGGACCTCATTAAACCGGATAACATGGAAGATATCTCAGGTAATGGGGTTCAAGCATACATCAATGGCGTGCTTTGGCAAGTCGGAAAAGCTGATTTCGTTGGTCGCAGTGAAGCAGAACGATTCCAAAATGGCATTGCACTGACATTGGCTGAACAAGGTAAGACAATCGTTTATGCAAAAGATGATCAAGGGATTGCCGGTATACTCACTTTGAAAGATGTCGTGCGTGAAGAAACCGTTACAGCCATCGAAGCTTTGAGAAATGAGGGCATCCATACCGTCATGCTGACAGGTGATGGTGAAAAAACCGCTAAAGCGATTGCGTCGGAAAGCCATATTGATGCATATATTGCCGAATGCCTACCAGAAACCAAAGTAACGGAAGTGAAAAGGCTGAAAGAACATTTTGGCACTGTAGCAATGGTTGGGGATGGCATCAATGATGCACCTGCATTAGCAACAGCATCTGTCGGAATTGCAATGGGCGAAGGCACGGATGTTGCCTTGGAGACAGCGGATGTTGTTCTGATGAAAAATGACCTGCCGCGCATCGCGGAAGCAGTCAAATTATCCAAGAAGATGAATCGAATCATTAAACAAAACGTCATCTTTTCAATTTCGGTCATCATGATCCTGATAGCATCCAATTTCCTTCAATTCCTAGACCTCCCATATGGCGTCATTGGCCATGAAGGAAGTACAATTCTCGTTATACTGAACAGCTTAAGACTTTTGAGAAACTAA
- a CDS encoding DUF2164 domain-containing protein yields the protein MFIQFPIEKRRKMIESIQEYVYQEHGKEIGEIAAENHLQFIFENIAPFIYNEGIKDAKKVIEDRLGNIEEDLYSLERPID from the coding sequence ATGTTCATTCAATTTCCCATAGAAAAACGCCGTAAGATGATCGAAAGTATCCAAGAATATGTATATCAGGAACATGGCAAGGAAATCGGAGAAATCGCTGCTGAAAATCACTTGCAGTTCATTTTCGAAAATATTGCTCCCTTTATTTATAATGAAGGTATCAAAGATGCTAAAAAAGTCATAGAGGACAGATTAGGAAATATCGAAGAAGATTTGTATTCATTGGAACGTCCAATTGATTAA
- a CDS encoding YihY/virulence factor BrkB family protein, producing the protein MANKKEWLKGSFFKTFIKRLHVDDVSGLAAQLSYFFLLSLFPLLIFLFTLLAYLPFSQEDILNTVRTYAPDDSMNIIEANLSEVMEANGTLLSFGVIGTIWSASNGMNAIIKAFNHAYGVKESRTFFISRGMSILLTLAMIFVFIVVLLLPVFGKQIGVFLFAEIGQSDEFLTIWNQLRWVISTLVFLIVFTILYWIAPNIKLKCITVMPGAIFATAGWSLASFLFSFYVENFANYSATYGSLGGIIVLMIWFYLSGLIIILGGEINALISEREKPECV; encoded by the coding sequence ATGGCCAATAAAAAAGAATGGCTGAAAGGCTCATTCTTCAAGACATTCATAAAACGGTTACATGTGGATGATGTGTCGGGGCTTGCCGCACAGCTGTCTTATTTCTTCTTACTTTCCCTATTTCCGTTACTTATTTTTTTATTCACTTTATTGGCCTATCTGCCATTTTCCCAAGAAGATATATTAAACACCGTCCGTACATATGCGCCTGACGATTCGATGAATATCATTGAGGCAAACCTATCTGAAGTGATGGAAGCGAACGGGACTTTATTGTCGTTTGGTGTCATTGGAACGATATGGTCGGCCTCAAATGGGATGAATGCAATCATTAAAGCATTTAACCATGCATATGGTGTAAAAGAAAGTCGAACTTTCTTTATTTCCCGGGGAATGTCGATTCTTCTTACTTTAGCGATGATTTTTGTTTTTATTGTCGTTTTATTGCTGCCGGTATTCGGAAAACAGATCGGAGTATTCCTATTTGCCGAAATTGGACAATCCGATGAGTTTCTTACGATTTGGAACCAACTTCGCTGGGTGATCAGTACGCTTGTATTTTTAATTGTGTTCACCATCCTTTATTGGATTGCGCCAAACATAAAGCTGAAATGCATAACCGTAATGCCTGGAGCTATCTTTGCAACGGCAGGATGGAGTCTTGCTTCCTTTTTGTTTTCTTTTTATGTGGAGAACTTCGCAAATTATTCCGCAACATATGGAAGTCTTGGCGGTATAATCGTATTAATGATCTGGTTTTATTTATCAGGACTCATCATCATACTGGGCGGGGAAATAAATGCGCTCATAAGTGAAAGGGAAAAACCAGAATGTGTATGA
- a CDS encoding AbrB family transcriptional regulator translates to MSANLIESKSFRVIFTAFLAFLGGYAFDSLGIYLPWMLGPLFVVMIAKVKLRKYLLWTKTFRSTGLVILGLQLGSSFTKQSLNEMFEYLPVMLFTTIAIISFTVLTGWFVGKRMNLSLGTSMLGSFPGGLSQMVVLSEEMKDSDETVVGFMQTLRVILVISIVPWIVTHVMSVESDAVMAIPERPFFLFEYDWKLAIMMLLTLLLFIFITKKANFPLPFLLGPLMAAALFNLVGPGAPQIPDFWLNLSQLLIGAHLGYTLKVDNPRLFRKMFGAVFVSNVLLIGFCYYLSIQFAPILSLQANELFLSMAPGGVAEMAVTAMSVHVDLSVVTSFHLFRILFILFFLSPIIKWLIGRKQVKQEQGQS, encoded by the coding sequence GTGAGTGCAAATTTAATCGAGAGTAAGAGTTTTAGAGTCATTTTTACAGCTTTTCTAGCTTTCCTGGGTGGTTATGCTTTTGATAGCCTTGGAATATACTTGCCATGGATGCTTGGACCATTATTCGTCGTGATGATCGCGAAAGTGAAGTTAAGGAAGTACCTGTTATGGACTAAAACCTTTAGAAGTACTGGATTGGTCATTCTAGGTTTACAACTGGGCAGTTCATTCACGAAACAATCGTTAAATGAGATGTTTGAATATCTGCCTGTTATGCTTTTTACGACAATCGCAATCATTTCATTTACAGTGTTGACTGGCTGGTTTGTCGGGAAACGAATGAACTTATCCTTAGGCACATCCATGCTTGGTAGTTTTCCTGGAGGTCTTTCCCAGATGGTGGTCTTAAGTGAGGAAATGAAGGATAGTGATGAAACGGTTGTAGGTTTTATGCAAACACTTCGTGTCATCCTGGTGATATCCATTGTTCCTTGGATTGTAACACATGTAATGTCAGTTGAATCAGATGCGGTAATGGCCATACCGGAGCGGCCGTTTTTCTTATTTGAATATGATTGGAAATTAGCCATCATGATGTTGTTAACCTTGCTATTATTCATCTTCATCACAAAGAAAGCGAATTTTCCGCTCCCTTTTTTACTAGGACCTCTCATGGCTGCAGCACTATTCAATTTAGTAGGCCCAGGTGCCCCGCAGATTCCAGACTTTTGGTTGAACTTGTCACAATTGTTGATCGGCGCACATTTAGGCTACACACTGAAGGTTGATAATCCCCGACTTTTCAGAAAGATGTTCGGGGCCGTATTCGTAAGTAATGTTCTATTGATTGGATTTTGTTATTATCTTTCCATTCAGTTTGCCCCGATCCTATCTTTACAGGCGAATGAATTATTTTTGAGCATGGCGCCAGGCGGCGTCGCCGAAATGGCAGTCACAGCCATGTCTGTGCATGTGGATTTATCCGTTGTCACAAGCTTTCATTTATTCAGGATCTTATTCATTTTATTTTTTCTTTCACCCATCATAAAATGGTTGATAGGAAGAAAACAGGTAAAACAAGAACAGGGACAAAGCTGA
- the map gene encoding type I methionyl aminopeptidase, whose amino-acid sequence MIVLKSAREIQAMHESGKILAACHREIAKLIVPGVTTWEIEEFVEGFLKKHGAKPEQKGYKGYEYATCASINEEICHGFPRKTPLKNGDIVTIDMVVNYNGALADSAWTYTVGKVSKETEHLVHVTKESLYKAIEVCVEGNRIGDIGHAIQTYVEAEGFSVVRDFIGHGIGNVIHEEPQVPHYGLPNKGPRLKEGMVFTIEPMVNVGTYKASRNPNGWTASTADGKYSAQYEHTIAITKNGPLILTEQ is encoded by the coding sequence TTGATCGTATTAAAATCTGCACGTGAAATTCAAGCGATGCATGAATCGGGTAAAATTTTGGCAGCTTGTCATAGGGAGATTGCAAAGTTGATTGTTCCTGGGGTGACAACATGGGAAATAGAAGAATTTGTTGAAGGGTTCTTAAAAAAACATGGTGCGAAGCCGGAACAAAAGGGTTACAAAGGGTATGAGTATGCGACATGCGCCAGCATAAATGAAGAAATCTGTCATGGTTTCCCTCGTAAGACCCCTTTGAAAAATGGAGATATCGTAACGATTGATATGGTCGTCAATTATAACGGGGCCCTTGCTGACTCTGCCTGGACGTATACGGTCGGTAAGGTTTCAAAGGAAACCGAACATTTAGTGCATGTGACGAAAGAATCTTTATATAAGGCGATTGAAGTATGTGTGGAAGGAAATCGGATTGGAGATATTGGTCATGCCATACAAACGTATGTCGAAGCTGAAGGCTTCTCTGTCGTTCGTGATTTCATCGGACACGGGATAGGAAATGTTATTCATGAAGAGCCGCAGGTTCCGCATTATGGACTGCCGAATAAAGGTCCGCGTCTTAAGGAAGGCATGGTATTCACCATCGAGCCAATGGTAAACGTAGGTACATATAAAGCAAGCCGGAATCCGAATGGATGGACGGCATCCACTGCAGATGGGAAATACTCGGCTCAATACGAGCATACGATTGCCATTACGAAAAACGGTCCGCTTATTCTGACCGAACAATGA
- a CDS encoding YtxH domain-containing protein, whose translation MSNIREEYKCAKKSKFMQAVFIGALAGAAISLFDKDTRNSVLENSRSCMSNMKEFVKNPNGVLKQVSETSSKVRSTVEKISDDVSFISQKVEEMKDIPSQVAQVVMETKEVFAAEEEESSSSQQERNSLN comes from the coding sequence ATGAGCAACATTCGAGAAGAATATAAGTGTGCCAAGAAAAGTAAATTTATGCAAGCGGTCTTTATTGGGGCGTTAGCTGGGGCTGCGATAAGCCTTTTTGATAAGGATACGCGTAATTCTGTATTGGAAAACAGCAGAAGCTGCATGAGTAATATGAAAGAATTCGTGAAGAATCCCAATGGGGTGCTTAAACAAGTAAGTGAAACATCATCTAAGGTCCGTTCCACTGTTGAAAAAATTTCCGATGATGTATCCTTCATTTCCCAAAAGGTGGAGGAAATGAAAGACATTCCATCGCAAGTTGCCCAAGTGGTGATGGAGACGAAGGAAGTTTTTGCTGCAGAGGAAGAAGAGTCGTCTTCAAGTCAACAGGAACGTAATTCCTTAAATTAG
- the motA gene encoding flagellar motor stator protein MotA gives MDITSVLGVVLGIVAILVGMVLKGVSVTALINPAAILIIIVGTIAAVVTAFPLSELKRLPKIFKILFFEQKLTKPEDLIKTFSEWAVIARKEGLLALESISDQVDNTFLKNGLNLAVEGQSADYIRDILAEEIDAMEERHLSAAAIFSQAGTYAPTLGVLGAVIGLIAALGNMADTEALGHAISAAFVATLMGIYTGYVLWHPFANKLKRKSRQEVRIKEMMIEGILSIIEGEAPRTIEQKLTSYLPAGDRKKWLEGDVREDG, from the coding sequence ATGGATATAACATCAGTTTTGGGCGTAGTTCTGGGTATTGTGGCCATCTTAGTCGGAATGGTGTTGAAAGGCGTTAGTGTAACGGCGTTGATTAACCCGGCGGCTATTTTGATCATTATTGTAGGGACGATAGCTGCTGTCGTAACGGCTTTCCCTTTGTCGGAATTAAAAAGACTACCAAAAATATTCAAGATTTTATTCTTTGAACAAAAATTGACAAAGCCTGAAGATTTAATAAAAACCTTTTCGGAATGGGCGGTCATTGCCAGGAAAGAAGGCTTATTGGCATTGGAAAGCATTTCGGATCAAGTGGATAATACCTTTTTGAAAAATGGCTTGAATCTTGCAGTCGAAGGTCAAAGTGCCGATTATATTCGTGATATTTTAGCAGAGGAAATAGACGCGATGGAAGAACGTCATTTAAGTGCGGCAGCGATTTTCAGTCAAGCCGGTACATACGCCCCGACGCTTGGCGTATTGGGTGCGGTAATCGGACTGATTGCTGCATTGGGTAATATGGCTGATACGGAGGCATTGGGACATGCCATATCTGCCGCGTTCGTCGCAACCTTGATGGGGATTTACACGGGGTATGTGTTATGGCATCCATTTGCCAATAAGCTCAAACGGAAATCGCGGCAGGAAGTCCGAATCAAAGAAATGATGATAGAGGGTATTTTATCGATCATCGAAGGGGAAGCGCCAAGAACGATTGAACAGAAATTAACATCATATTTGCCTGCTGGAGATCGTAAAAAGTGGTTAGAAGGCGATGTGAGAGAAGATGGCTAG
- the mobB gene encoding molybdopterin-guanine dinucleotide biosynthesis protein B: protein MALVKPFIFQVVGYQNRGKTTFITNIIKKLRAAKLETAVLKHHGHGGKPDVTGMKDSNKHFQAGAAASLVEGDGTIELLGNFKGEASITELIQLLCLFLPDVILIEGYKQEDFPKVILIKEESDLLLLEHLTNVKAAVAWPECLERTRNHASVPVFPLDSDQFIAWFLEQI from the coding sequence ATGGCCTTGGTGAAGCCCTTTATTTTTCAGGTGGTTGGCTACCAAAATAGAGGAAAAACGACCTTCATAACGAATATTATCAAAAAGCTTCGTGCAGCAAAATTAGAGACAGCCGTATTAAAACATCATGGACATGGCGGAAAACCAGATGTCACTGGCATGAAGGATTCCAATAAACACTTTCAGGCAGGGGCGGCCGCTTCACTTGTTGAAGGAGATGGAACGATCGAGTTGCTCGGCAATTTCAAAGGGGAAGCCTCTATCACTGAGCTGATTCAATTACTGTGTCTATTTCTCCCTGATGTGATTTTAATTGAAGGTTATAAGCAGGAGGACTTTCCTAAGGTCATTTTAATCAAAGAAGAAAGTGACCTTCTGTTATTGGAACATCTTACTAATGTCAAAGCTGCGGTGGCTTGGCCTGAATGCCTGGAACGAACCAGGAATCATGCTTCAGTACCCGTCTTCCCTTTGGATTCGGATCAATTCATTGCATGGTTTTTAGAACAAATATGA
- a CDS encoding DUF1128 domain-containing protein translates to MDLTQNTAESVEFMIEAIKDKLKVMNFGAIKSTHFDIEMYEELHDIYTMVMKKTNFSVREMEAIAEELGRLRNK, encoded by the coding sequence TTGGATTTAACGCAAAACACAGCCGAAAGTGTCGAGTTTATGATCGAAGCAATTAAGGATAAATTAAAAGTGATGAACTTCGGTGCAATCAAATCGACCCATTTTGATATTGAAATGTACGAAGAGTTGCACGATATTTATACAATGGTGATGAAAAAAACGAATTTCAGTGTCCGTGAAATGGAAGCGATCGCTGAAGAACTTGGAAGACTGCGTAATAAGTAA
- a CDS encoding type 1 glutamine amidotransferase domain-containing protein, translated as MGKNIACVVTNMFEDSEYSEPAKAFEEAGHTVTTIEMIKGKTVKGKQGEVEVEIDESIDSVKPENFDALFIPGGFSPDQLRADGRFVSFAKSFMEDKKPVFAICHGPQLLITAKTLEGRHATGYTSIKVDMEYAGATYLDKEVVVCGNQLVTSRTPEDLPAFNRESLNLLK; from the coding sequence ATGGGTAAAAATATCGCATGTGTAGTAACGAATATGTTTGAGGACTCGGAGTATAGTGAACCGGCAAAAGCATTTGAAGAAGCCGGCCATACGGTAACGACGATTGAAATGATAAAAGGGAAAACTGTTAAAGGGAAACAAGGGGAGGTAGAAGTCGAGATTGATGAAAGTATCGACTCGGTGAAACCAGAAAATTTCGATGCATTATTCATCCCCGGTGGGTTCTCGCCTGATCAACTGCGTGCTGACGGACGCTTCGTATCTTTCGCCAAATCGTTCATGGAGGATAAAAAACCTGTATTTGCTATCTGCCATGGACCGCAGTTGCTGATTACAGCCAAAACACTTGAAGGACGCCACGCAACAGGATATACATCCATTAAAGTCGATATGGAGTATGCAGGTGCCACATATTTGGACAAAGAGGTTGTGGTTTGCGGCAACCAGCTTGTAACCAGCAGGACACCCGAAGATCTTCCGGCATTTAACCGAGAATCGCTCAATTTATTGAAATAA
- the motB gene encoding flagellar motor protein MotB — MARRKKKQRHEEHIDESWLVPYADILTLLLALFIVLFASSSVDAVRFQQLSNVFNQVFTSGTGFMDFPSDSPSNEPTSPEQRTGAEDLEKLGKNEQEELMEVQERVNAYIQKNDLTDKLGTNLTDEGMLISIRENVLFESGVAEVRSENRKIAKEISDLLVMDLLRNIIVSGHTDNIPIKNYQYESNWDLSVMRSVNFMKLLLENKELDPEMFSAKGHGEFKPVASNETKKGRAKNRRVEILIVPRTAING; from the coding sequence ATGGCTAGGCGCAAAAAGAAACAAAGGCATGAAGAGCATATCGATGAATCATGGTTAGTTCCCTATGCTGATATATTAACATTGCTTCTCGCGCTTTTTATCGTCTTGTTCGCTTCAAGTTCGGTTGATGCAGTAAGGTTCCAGCAGTTGTCAAATGTATTTAACCAGGTTTTTACAAGCGGAACGGGTTTTATGGATTTCCCAAGTGATTCCCCTAGCAATGAGCCGACGTCACCAGAACAAAGAACAGGTGCAGAAGATCTTGAAAAGCTAGGGAAAAACGAGCAAGAAGAACTTATGGAAGTTCAGGAGCGTGTAAATGCCTACATCCAAAAGAATGATTTAACGGATAAATTGGGAACGAACCTTACGGATGAAGGCATGTTGATTTCAATTAGGGAAAACGTGCTGTTCGAATCGGGTGTGGCTGAGGTGAGAAGTGAAAACCGAAAAATCGCTAAGGAAATCTCGGATTTACTGGTCATGGATTTACTCAGAAACATTATCGTAAGCGGACATACCGATAATATTCCTATTAAAAATTACCAGTATGAATCCAACTGGGATCTGAGCGTGATGCGATCCGTGAATTTTATGAAACTTCTCCTCGAAAATAAAGAATTGGATCCCGAAATGTTCAGTGCTAAAGGACATGGGGAATTCAAGCCGGTTGCTTCTAATGAAACGAAAAAAGGAAGAGCGAAAAACCGGAGAGTTGAAATCCTAATTGTTCCACGGACAGCTATAAATGGGTGA